The following proteins come from a genomic window of Sorghum bicolor cultivar BTx623 chromosome 3, Sorghum_bicolor_NCBIv3, whole genome shotgun sequence:
- the LOC8078653 gene encoding serine/threonine-protein phosphatase 6 regulatory subunit 3 isoform X1: MFWRMTGLSAASPVDTILDKENFTLEELLDEDEIIQECKALNSRLINFLRDKAQVEQLLRYVVEEVPEDAERKRSFKFPFIACEIFTCEIDVILRTLVEDEELMDLLFSFVKPDHPHSTLLSGYFSKVVICLMLRKTAPLMSYVQGHPEIVVQLVDLIGITSIMEVLIRLIGADEAIYSNYGDTLQWLENTDVLEMIADKFSSSDSPEVHANAAEILCAVTRCAPPSLAAKICSPSFVGRLFHHALEESRPKSVLVHSLSVCISLLDPKRLASASYQAFRSNLTHGALVTASPETVDGMLESLGNLLKLLDTSAAESVLPTTYGCLRPPLGKHRLKIVEFISVLLTIGSETAEKELIRQSAIKRSIDLFFEYPYNNFLHHHVENIIVSCLEGKRPEVVDHVLHECDIVGKILVSERLSSLSIESNGPTVPSEGKTPPRIGNVGHMTRIANKLIQLGNSNNTIQAHLWENNEWVEWQTNVLVKRNEVENVYHWACGRPTSLHDRGRDSDDDDFRDRDYDVAALANNLSQAFRYGIYSNDDIEEAQGSLERDDEDVYFDDESAEVVISSLRLGDDQDGSSLFTNSNWFTFDGERGIDDRTSASVPSSSPNSEEISPETEEADDGKVIGTEDEMETVYLGNGSAEEVKDVAECTEQANCCTEDERLKNTEGMERHPDASNNDTDICTNEAASAAAESSAPSVEKAAEKTVDEPLEAERTVDEPAESSLDSSVSVALPAPVNGSEPANSEASSEQVAHDTDVQQPVKEAPAEDVDAKKTDGAKASE, from the exons atgttCTGGCGCATGACCGGCCTCTCCGCGGCCTCGCCC GTGGATACAATTCTGGACAAAGAAAATTTTACATTGGAAGAACTTCTTGACGAGGATGAAATTATTCAGGAGTGCAAAGCACTGAACTCGCGACTcataaactt CTTACGTGACAAGGCCCAGGTGGAACAGTTGCTTCGTTATGTTGTGGAAGAAGTTCCAGAGGATGCTGAAAGGAAGCGCTCTTTCAA GTTCCCTTTTATTGCTTGCGAAATATTTACTTGCGAAATCGATGTCATTTTGAGGACCCTAGTAGAGGATGAAGAG CTAATGGACTTGCTTTTCTCATTTGTGAAACCTGATCATCCGCATAGTACATTATTGTCTGGTTACTTCAGTAAG GTGGTAATATGTTTGATGCTGCGGAAGACTGCTCCACTTATGAGTTATGTTCAG GGGCATCCAGAGATAGTTGTCCAGCTTGTTGACCTGATTGGCATCACATCGATCATGGAG GTGCTGATACGACTGATTGGTGCTGATGAGGCCATATATTCAAACTATGGTGATACGTTACAGTGGTTAGAAAATACAGATGTCCTTGAAATGATTGCAGATAAGTTTAGCTCATCG GATTCTCCTGAAGTTCATGCCAATGCTGCGGAAATTCTATGTGCAGTTACTCGGTGTGCACCTCCATCTCTTGCTGCGAAAATATGCAGTCCAAG TTTTGTTGGGAGGTTGTTCCATCATGCTCTTGAAGAATCAAGACCCAAATCTGTTCTGGTTCATTCACTGTCAGTGTGCATATCTTTGCTGGATCCGAAAAGACTAGCATCAGCTTCGTATCAAGCATTCAGAAGCAACTTAACTCATGGGGCATTGGTCACGGCCAGTCCAGAGACAGTTGACGGTATGCTTGAGAGTCTAG GCAACTTGCTGAAGTTATTGGACACTTCGGCTGCTGAAAGCGTGTTGCCAACAACTTATGGATGTTTACGCCCACCTCTTGGGAAACATCGTCTGAAG ATTGTAGAATTCATCTCTGTGCTGCTTACAATTGGAAGTGAGACTGCTGAAAAAGAGCTAATTAGGCAGTCAGCAATAAAGCGCTCGATTGATTTATTCTTTGA GTATCCATATAACAACTTTTTGCACCATCATGTTGAGAATATAATCGTTTCTTGCCTTGAGGGTAAAAGACCTGAAGTTGTTGATCATGTTCTTCATGAATGTGATATTGTTGGTAAAATTCTTGTTTCAGAAAGGCTTTCATCTTTGTCGATTGAGTCTAATGGG CCTACTGTTCCCTCTGAAGGGAAAACACCTCCAAGAATTGGAAATGTTGGTCACATGACGAGAATAGCCAATAAGCTTATTCAGTTGGGCAACAGTAACAACACAATCCAGGCTCACTTATGG GAAAATAATGAGTGGGTTGAATGGCAAACAAATGTGCTGGTCAAACGCAATGAAGTGGAGAATGTTTATCATTGGGCTTGTGG GCGCCCGACATCATTACATGACCGTGGTAGggacagtgatgatgatgacttCCGGGACAGGGATTACGATGTGGCAGCTCTTGCTAATAATTTAAGTCAGGCATTTCGTTATGGGATATACAGCAATGATGACATTGAAGAG GCACAAGGATCACTTGAACGAGATGATGAG GATGTGTATTTTGATGATGAATCAGCTGAGGTGGTGATATCTTCTTTGCGACTGGGAGATGACCAGGACGG CAGCTCCCTCTTTACAAATTCAAACTGGTTCACATTTGATGGAGAGAGAGGCATTGATGACCGTACATCTGCCTCTGttccttcatcatcacccaattcTGAGGAGATTTCACCAGAGACCGAGGAAGCTGATGATGGTAAAGTAATTGGCACTGAGGATGAAATGGAAACAGTATATCTTGGAAATGGTAGTGCTGAGGAGGTAAAAGATGTAGCAGAATGTACTGAACAGGCAAACTGTTGTACTGAGGATGAGCGATTGAAAAATACAGAAGGGATGGAGCGGCATCCAGATGCTTCAAATAATGATACCGACATATGCACAAATGAGGCTGCCTCTGCTGCAGCAGAATCTTCAGCCCCATCGGTTGAGAAAGCGGCAGAAAAAACAGTAGATGAACCATTGGAGGCAGAAAGAACAGTGGATGAACCGGCAGAATCATCTTTGGACAGTTCTGTCTCTGTAGCTTTGCCAGCTCCTGTTAATGGTAGTGAGCCTGCCAACTCGGAAGCTTCTTCCGAACAAGTTGCCCATGACACTGATGTGCAGCAACCAGTCAAGGAAGCCCCTGCCGAGGATGTTGATGCAAAGAAAACTGATGGAGCCAAAGCAAGCGAGTGA
- the LOC8078655 gene encoding histone deacetylase 19, whose protein sequence is MDTSGNSLPSPSCPDGKKREVCYYYDAGIASVDYGEDHSMVPRRVDMAHALVRSYGLLHDMRRLRTRPATVTEITGDFHEPDYVRLLQNLTPESFYAGGATMSAAKAHNIGVLKEGETFYDNPPIAGLWDYCQRYAGGSLAAARALGEGKADIAINWSGGMHHACKAAASGFCFVNDIVLAIKDLLHHFRRVLYVDIDVHHGDGVETAFLDSNRVMTVSFHQRTKNFFPEERGHVNHVGEGAGLYRALNVPFMEGVGDEGYCEMFKAIMKRVVDVFQPEAIVMQCGSDSLSGDRLGQLNLSIAGHAQCVSYMRSFNLPLLLLGGGGYTVNHVAACWCYETAVAIGKEIDDNIPVHCYDTYYSGQGYKLHYPVDKQLKNENKRSYLERTMTAVLENLSHLEAAPSVQFQDPPGPGGSGSTNTEPLFYEQAPREDDDPMERLHRLCGERDERCFFRELGKKRQLANFFA, encoded by the exons ATGGACACGAGCGGCAACTCGCTGCCGTCCCCGTCGTGCCCCGACGGCAAGAAGCGGGAGGTGTGCTACTACTACGACGCCGGCATCGCCAGCGTCGACTACGGCGAGGACCACAGCATGGTGCCCCGCCGAGTCGACATGGCGCACGCGCTCGTCCGCTCCTACGGCCTGCTCCACGACATGAGGCGTCTTCGCACGAGGCCCGCCACCGTCACGGAGATTACCGGAGACTTTCATGAGCCCGACTACGTTCGTTTGCTGCAGAACCTCACCCCGGAGAGCTTCTACGCCGGCGGCGCCACCATGAGCGCAGCGAAGGCGCACAATATAGGCGTGCTCAAGGAAGGCGAGACTTTCTACGACAACCCTCCCATCGCCGGCCTCTGGGACTACTGCCAGCGCTACGCCGGCGGGTCGCTGGCCGCGGCGCGCGCGCTCGGCGAAGGCAAAGCCGACATCGCCATCAACTGGTCCGGCGGCATGCACCACGCGTGCAAAGCGGCGGCCAGCGGCTTCTGCTTCGTCAACGACATCGTGCTCGCCATCAAGGACCTCCTCCACCACTTCAGGCGCGTGCTGTACGTCGACATCGACGTCCACCACGGCGACGGCGTCGAGACGGCCTTCCTCGACTCCAACCGTGTGATGACAGTGTCGTTCCACCAGCGCACCAAGAATTTCTTCCCGGAGGAAAGGGGACACGTCAACCACGTCGGCGAAGGGGCCGGTCTGTACCGTGCTTTGAACGTGCCGTTCATGGAGGGCGTCGGCGACGAGGGGTACTGCGAGATGTTCAAGGCCATCATGAAAAGGGTCGTCGACGTGTTCCAGCCGGAGGCCATCGTGATGCAGTGCGGCAGCGACTCGCTCTCCGGCGACAGGCTCGGCCAGCTTAACCTGTCCATCGCCGGCCACGCCCAGTGCGTCAGCTACATGCGGAGCTTCAACTTGCCGCTGCTCcttctcggcggcggcggatacACCGTCAACCACGTCGCCGCCTGCTGGTGCTACGAGACGGCGGTGGCCATCGGCAAGGAGATCGACGACAACATACCGGTGCACTGCTACGACACCTACTACAGTGGCCAAGGCTACAAGCTCCATTACCCGGTGGACAAGCAACTCAAGAACGAAAACAAGAGAAGCTACCTAGAACGCACGATGACCGCGGTCCTAGAGAACCTCTCCCATCTCGAGGCGGCGCCGAGCGTGCAGTTCCAGGATCCGCCCGGGCCCGGCGGAAGCGGAAGCACCAATACCGAGCCGCTATTCTACGAACAGGCCCCGCGAGAAGACGACGACCCCATGGAGAGGCTGCATCGGCTTTGTGGCGAGAGGGACGAGCGCTGCTTCTTCAGAGAGTTGGGAAAGAAGCGACAG TTGGCAAATTTTTTTGCGTGA
- the LOC8078653 gene encoding serine/threonine-protein phosphatase 6 regulatory subunit 3 isoform X2 translates to MFWRMTGLSAASPVDTILDKENFTLEELLDEDEIIQECKALNSRLINFLRDKAQVEQLLRYVVEEVPEDAERKRSFKFPFIACEIFTCEIDVILRTLVEDEELMDLLFSFVKPDHPHSTLLSGYFSKVVICLMLRKTAPLMSYVQGHPEIVVQLVDLIGITSIMEVLIRLIGADEAIYSNYGDTLQWLENTDVLEMIADKFSSSDSPEVHANAAEILCAVTRCAPPSLAAKICSPSFVGRLFHHALEESRPKSVLVHSLSVCISLLDPKRLASASYQAFRSNLTHGALVTASPETVDGMLESLGNLLKLLDTSAAESVLPTTYGCLRPPLGKHRLKIVEFISVLLTIGSETAEKELIRQSAIKRSIDLFFEYPYNNFLHHHVENIIVSCLEGKRPEVVDHVLHECDIVGKILVSERLSSLSIESNGPTVPSEGKTPPRIGNVGHMTRIANKLIQLGNSNNTIQAHLWENNEWVEWQTNVLVKRNEVENVYHWACGRPTSLHDRGRDSDDDDFRDRDYDVAALANNLSQAFRYGIYSNDDIEEAQGSLERDDEDVYFDDESAEVVISSLRLGDDQDGSLFTNSNWFTFDGERGIDDRTSASVPSSSPNSEEISPETEEADDGKVIGTEDEMETVYLGNGSAEEVKDVAECTEQANCCTEDERLKNTEGMERHPDASNNDTDICTNEAASAAAESSAPSVEKAAEKTVDEPLEAERTVDEPAESSLDSSVSVALPAPVNGSEPANSEASSEQVAHDTDVQQPVKEAPAEDVDAKKTDGAKASE, encoded by the exons atgttCTGGCGCATGACCGGCCTCTCCGCGGCCTCGCCC GTGGATACAATTCTGGACAAAGAAAATTTTACATTGGAAGAACTTCTTGACGAGGATGAAATTATTCAGGAGTGCAAAGCACTGAACTCGCGACTcataaactt CTTACGTGACAAGGCCCAGGTGGAACAGTTGCTTCGTTATGTTGTGGAAGAAGTTCCAGAGGATGCTGAAAGGAAGCGCTCTTTCAA GTTCCCTTTTATTGCTTGCGAAATATTTACTTGCGAAATCGATGTCATTTTGAGGACCCTAGTAGAGGATGAAGAG CTAATGGACTTGCTTTTCTCATTTGTGAAACCTGATCATCCGCATAGTACATTATTGTCTGGTTACTTCAGTAAG GTGGTAATATGTTTGATGCTGCGGAAGACTGCTCCACTTATGAGTTATGTTCAG GGGCATCCAGAGATAGTTGTCCAGCTTGTTGACCTGATTGGCATCACATCGATCATGGAG GTGCTGATACGACTGATTGGTGCTGATGAGGCCATATATTCAAACTATGGTGATACGTTACAGTGGTTAGAAAATACAGATGTCCTTGAAATGATTGCAGATAAGTTTAGCTCATCG GATTCTCCTGAAGTTCATGCCAATGCTGCGGAAATTCTATGTGCAGTTACTCGGTGTGCACCTCCATCTCTTGCTGCGAAAATATGCAGTCCAAG TTTTGTTGGGAGGTTGTTCCATCATGCTCTTGAAGAATCAAGACCCAAATCTGTTCTGGTTCATTCACTGTCAGTGTGCATATCTTTGCTGGATCCGAAAAGACTAGCATCAGCTTCGTATCAAGCATTCAGAAGCAACTTAACTCATGGGGCATTGGTCACGGCCAGTCCAGAGACAGTTGACGGTATGCTTGAGAGTCTAG GCAACTTGCTGAAGTTATTGGACACTTCGGCTGCTGAAAGCGTGTTGCCAACAACTTATGGATGTTTACGCCCACCTCTTGGGAAACATCGTCTGAAG ATTGTAGAATTCATCTCTGTGCTGCTTACAATTGGAAGTGAGACTGCTGAAAAAGAGCTAATTAGGCAGTCAGCAATAAAGCGCTCGATTGATTTATTCTTTGA GTATCCATATAACAACTTTTTGCACCATCATGTTGAGAATATAATCGTTTCTTGCCTTGAGGGTAAAAGACCTGAAGTTGTTGATCATGTTCTTCATGAATGTGATATTGTTGGTAAAATTCTTGTTTCAGAAAGGCTTTCATCTTTGTCGATTGAGTCTAATGGG CCTACTGTTCCCTCTGAAGGGAAAACACCTCCAAGAATTGGAAATGTTGGTCACATGACGAGAATAGCCAATAAGCTTATTCAGTTGGGCAACAGTAACAACACAATCCAGGCTCACTTATGG GAAAATAATGAGTGGGTTGAATGGCAAACAAATGTGCTGGTCAAACGCAATGAAGTGGAGAATGTTTATCATTGGGCTTGTGG GCGCCCGACATCATTACATGACCGTGGTAGggacagtgatgatgatgacttCCGGGACAGGGATTACGATGTGGCAGCTCTTGCTAATAATTTAAGTCAGGCATTTCGTTATGGGATATACAGCAATGATGACATTGAAGAG GCACAAGGATCACTTGAACGAGATGATGAG GATGTGTATTTTGATGATGAATCAGCTGAGGTGGTGATATCTTCTTTGCGACTGGGAGATGACCAGGACGG CTCCCTCTTTACAAATTCAAACTGGTTCACATTTGATGGAGAGAGAGGCATTGATGACCGTACATCTGCCTCTGttccttcatcatcacccaattcTGAGGAGATTTCACCAGAGACCGAGGAAGCTGATGATGGTAAAGTAATTGGCACTGAGGATGAAATGGAAACAGTATATCTTGGAAATGGTAGTGCTGAGGAGGTAAAAGATGTAGCAGAATGTACTGAACAGGCAAACTGTTGTACTGAGGATGAGCGATTGAAAAATACAGAAGGGATGGAGCGGCATCCAGATGCTTCAAATAATGATACCGACATATGCACAAATGAGGCTGCCTCTGCTGCAGCAGAATCTTCAGCCCCATCGGTTGAGAAAGCGGCAGAAAAAACAGTAGATGAACCATTGGAGGCAGAAAGAACAGTGGATGAACCGGCAGAATCATCTTTGGACAGTTCTGTCTCTGTAGCTTTGCCAGCTCCTGTTAATGGTAGTGAGCCTGCCAACTCGGAAGCTTCTTCCGAACAAGTTGCCCATGACACTGATGTGCAGCAACCAGTCAAGGAAGCCCCTGCCGAGGATGTTGATGCAAAGAAAACTGATGGAGCCAAAGCAAGCGAGTGA